The following are encoded together in the Capsulimonas corticalis genome:
- a CDS encoding sulfate/molybdate ABC transporter ATP-binding protein codes for MSITVTNVSKQFGKFQALKDVNLEINSGELLALLGPSGSGKTTLLRIIAGLETADTGNILFNGEDITERHVRKRQVGFVFQHYALFRHMTVFENIAFGLRVKPRSQRPTNAQITDRVMHLLQMVQLEGLAQRHPSQLSGGQRQRVALARALAVEPQMLLLDEPFGALDARVRQELRQWLRHLHDELHITSIFVTHDQEEALEVADRIVVMNHGQIEQIGTPEEVYDTPANPFVFNFLGSVNLFHGRVTGGEAHVGAMNVAIPGDATVKDANVVGYTRPHELEIQRHRNGSATIEAVVKHITAVGPIVRVGLDPSDGAETIAAEITREKYRELNLQVGESVHVKPKRVQVFWDDYSI; via the coding sequence ATGAGCATCACCGTTACGAATGTCAGTAAGCAATTTGGGAAATTTCAGGCTCTCAAAGACGTCAACCTGGAGATCAACTCGGGCGAGCTGCTCGCGCTCCTTGGACCGTCCGGATCGGGTAAGACGACCCTGCTGCGCATTATCGCCGGCCTGGAAACGGCGGATACGGGCAACATCCTCTTCAACGGCGAAGATATCACCGAACGCCACGTCCGCAAACGTCAGGTCGGTTTTGTCTTTCAGCATTACGCGCTGTTCCGTCACATGACGGTCTTCGAGAACATCGCCTTCGGTCTGCGCGTCAAGCCGCGCAGCCAGCGCCCGACTAACGCGCAGATCACCGACCGCGTCATGCACCTGCTGCAAATGGTCCAGTTGGAAGGACTCGCGCAGCGCCACCCATCGCAGCTTTCCGGCGGCCAGCGCCAGCGTGTCGCCCTCGCCCGCGCCCTCGCCGTGGAGCCGCAGATGCTGCTGCTCGACGAGCCGTTCGGCGCGCTCGACGCCCGCGTGCGGCAGGAGCTTCGCCAATGGCTGCGCCACCTGCACGACGAACTGCACATCACCAGTATCTTCGTCACCCACGATCAGGAAGAAGCGCTCGAAGTGGCGGACCGGATCGTCGTCATGAACCACGGCCAGATCGAACAGATCGGCACTCCTGAAGAAGTCTACGATACGCCGGCGAACCCCTTCGTCTTCAACTTCCTGGGGAGCGTCAACCTGTTCCACGGACGCGTCACGGGCGGCGAAGCGCATGTCGGCGCAATGAATGTCGCCATTCCCGGCGACGCCACGGTGAAAGACGCCAACGTCGTGGGATACACGCGCCCGCATGAGCTGGAGATTCAGCGGCACCGCAACGGCTCCGCGACGATCGAAGCGGTTGTCAAACACATCACCGCCGTCGGCCCCATCGTCCGAGTCGGCCTGGACCCCAGCGACGGCGCCGAGACGATCGCCGCAGAGATCACGCGAGAAAAATACCGAGAGCTGAACTTGCAGGTCGGCGAATCCGTGCATGTCAAACCCAAGCGAGTCCAAGTTTTCTGGGACGATTACTCCATCTGA
- a CDS encoding NAD-dependent epimerase/dehydratase family protein, translating into MKILVTGAAGNAGQAVCALLRQEGYDIRRADVAPPSRDELAGVEFVRCDTRTPTDALRAVEGCDAVIHLAAWHCAHNPPVSDATIFAVNVDGTFNVFEACRAFGVKAVVFASSMAYGWGGIYGVTKVIGEDLSRSYHESADASVAMLRYHDFVPKPYLDFGAMLLRNGVDRRDVAASTVAALRAVIDKKIGLFQTVIHTNHHMPADVVQNFPSLGPDWCETRVPGSKALIEKYALTLPASVEQHDMSEAKRLMGWEPEFGFVEFLTDLKARDARGEDVKALWAPGQIP; encoded by the coding sequence ATGAAGATATTGGTCACCGGCGCCGCCGGCAACGCGGGGCAGGCGGTTTGCGCTCTCCTGCGCCAGGAGGGTTATGACATCCGGCGCGCCGACGTCGCCCCACCCTCGCGCGACGAGCTTGCGGGCGTGGAATTTGTCCGGTGCGACACGCGCACCCCGACCGACGCGCTGCGCGCCGTGGAGGGCTGCGATGCGGTGATCCATCTGGCCGCATGGCACTGCGCTCATAATCCGCCCGTCAGCGACGCCACGATCTTCGCCGTAAACGTAGACGGCACGTTCAACGTCTTCGAAGCCTGCCGCGCTTTCGGCGTCAAAGCCGTTGTCTTCGCGTCCTCCATGGCCTACGGCTGGGGCGGGATCTACGGTGTCACCAAGGTCATCGGCGAAGACCTTAGCCGTTCGTACCACGAATCGGCCGACGCGTCCGTCGCCATGCTGCGCTATCACGACTTCGTTCCGAAGCCCTATCTCGATTTCGGCGCCATGCTCCTGCGCAACGGCGTCGACCGGCGGGATGTCGCCGCTTCCACCGTCGCCGCCCTGCGCGCCGTGATCGACAAAAAGATCGGCCTGTTCCAGACGGTCATCCACACAAACCATCATATGCCCGCCGATGTCGTTCAGAACTTCCCATCGCTTGGACCGGATTGGTGCGAGACGCGCGTCCCCGGATCCAAAGCGCTGATCGAAAAGTACGCGCTTACTCTGCCCGCCTCCGTGGAGCAGCACGACATGTCCGAAGCAAAGCGATTGATGGGCTGGGAGCCCGAATTCGGCTTCGTCGAGTTCCTCACCGATCTCAAAGCCCGCGACGCGCGCGGCGAAGACGTGAAGGCGCTATGGGCGCCCGGTCAGATCCCTTAG
- the cysW gene encoding sulfate ABC transporter permease subunit CysW produces the protein MAETAGLVKRAQTGAPRSKVANDPLWLRIVLIALMLALMGLFLILPLIVVFHEAFAKGWAAYTDALKQPEALAAVRLTLLTAAIVVPMNVVFGIAAAWTIAKFDFKGKNLLITLIDLPFAVSPVISGLIFVLLFGSRGIFGSWLMDHDIKIIFATPGIVLATAFVTFPFVARELIPLMQAQGSDEEIAAQVLGASGWQTFRRVTLPNIKWGLLYGVILCNARAMGEFGAVSVVSGKIVGLTNTMPLQVEVFYDDYQFVSAFALASLLAMLALVTLVAKNIVEWFAARQIRVGEE, from the coding sequence ATGGCGGAAACCGCCGGTTTAGTGAAACGCGCGCAGACGGGCGCGCCGCGCTCGAAGGTCGCCAACGATCCCCTATGGCTGCGGATCGTCTTGATCGCATTGATGCTCGCGCTGATGGGCCTCTTTTTGATTCTGCCCTTGATCGTGGTGTTCCATGAAGCGTTCGCCAAAGGCTGGGCGGCTTACACGGATGCGCTGAAGCAGCCCGAAGCCCTCGCGGCCGTGCGGCTGACGCTGCTGACGGCGGCGATCGTCGTGCCGATGAATGTCGTCTTTGGTATCGCGGCGGCGTGGACCATCGCGAAGTTCGATTTCAAAGGCAAGAACCTGCTGATCACGCTGATCGACCTGCCGTTCGCGGTGTCTCCCGTCATTTCAGGTTTGATCTTCGTTCTTTTATTTGGCTCGCGCGGCATTTTCGGATCGTGGCTGATGGATCACGATATCAAGATCATCTTCGCCACACCGGGCATCGTGCTGGCGACGGCGTTTGTCACCTTCCCGTTCGTCGCCCGTGAACTCATTCCGCTGATGCAGGCGCAGGGGAGCGATGAGGAGATCGCGGCGCAGGTGTTGGGCGCGAGCGGCTGGCAGACCTTCCGCCGCGTGACGCTGCCCAATATCAAGTGGGGCCTGCTGTACGGCGTCATTCTGTGCAATGCGCGCGCCATGGGCGAGTTCGGCGCCGTGTCGGTTGTGTCCGGGAAGATCGTCGGCCTGACCAACACCATGCCCTTGCAGGTGGAAGTATTTTACGACGACTACCAGTTCGTCAGCGCCTTCGCCCTGGCGTCGCTGCTGGCGATGCTCGCGCTGGTGACTCTGGTGGCCAAGAACATTGTGGAGTGGTTCGCCGCGCGGCAGATCCGCGTGGGCGAGGAATAA
- a CDS encoding SRPBCC domain-containing protein, translated as MSNTPIHDTFTIERQFKAGRKRAFEAWSQIAMKEKWFVGPAGKWTLLRREFDFRIDGREIARGEFSDGNTSHFDAVYLDIVDQERIVYAYRMYVNDVLLSVSLVTVEFEDCGAGSKTKFTEQGVYFATQEAAVSRRHGSEMLMDNVTRAIEGE; from the coding sequence ATGAGCAATACACCGATACACGATACGTTCACCATTGAGCGACAGTTCAAGGCCGGGCGTAAACGCGCATTTGAGGCATGGTCCCAAATCGCAATGAAGGAGAAATGGTTCGTGGGACCGGCGGGGAAGTGGACGCTTCTCAGGCGGGAATTTGATTTCCGGATCGACGGCCGGGAAATCGCTCGGGGTGAGTTCAGCGACGGGAACACCTCACATTTCGATGCGGTTTACCTGGATATCGTCGATCAAGAGCGGATTGTCTATGCCTACCGGATGTATGTGAACGACGTGCTTCTTTCGGTATCTCTCGTGACGGTGGAGTTTGAGGATTGCGGCGCTGGCAGTAAAACCAAATTCACGGAGCAAGGCGTCTACTTCGCCACGCAAGAAGCCGCCGTCAGCCGCCGCCACGGTTCCGAGATGTTAATGGATAACGTGACGCGAGCCATTGAAGGAGAATAA
- a CDS encoding DinB family protein, giving the protein MEQAAHLAIQDVHQLNGRLLRNLAKIPDDRLNWSPAPTARTPLQLVAHCAFSLGFIHTMLNGTPYPAKTTALADAEFLEMEREITTREQALSLWENRFHQYLSFLISLQPDQMDTLVRLPFAMGELPMHFMAGIGAVHTREHVAQLEHLQTIYGDREW; this is encoded by the coding sequence ATGGAGCAAGCCGCTCACCTCGCTATCCAGGACGTCCACCAACTCAACGGGCGTCTTTTGCGAAACCTCGCCAAAATACCGGACGACCGCCTGAACTGGTCGCCCGCTCCAACCGCCCGAACACCGCTCCAACTTGTGGCGCATTGCGCCTTTTCGCTGGGGTTTATTCACACCATGCTGAATGGAACTCCTTATCCGGCGAAGACGACTGCCTTGGCGGACGCCGAGTTTCTCGAAATGGAGCGTGAAATTACCACCCGCGAACAGGCTCTTTCGCTGTGGGAAAACCGCTTCCATCAGTATCTGTCGTTTTTGATTTCGTTACAGCCCGATCAGATGGACACATTAGTGAGGCTTCCTTTTGCGATGGGAGAGCTGCCGATGCATTTTATGGCGGGCATCGGGGCGGTTCATACGCGGGAGCATGTGGCGCAGCTGGAACATTTGCAGACGATTTATGGAGATCGGGAATGGTGA
- a CDS encoding UbiA-like polyprenyltransferase: MAPRPAATQSLSPNPIVRGLRQTKIILEMIKFEHTIFMLPFALMAAVIAGRGHWPLFFAKLPWILLAMVGARSAAMAFNRIVDRKFDAANPRTAMRALPAGQLTVPQVTFFTIVASALLVFASAMLNPLALALSPVALLVVFFYSYTKRFTPFSHLALGIALAIAPVGAWIAILGRIDAPALWIGGAVVCWLFGFDIIYALQDTEFDKANGLYSVPAWLGNARALLLSRISHVIMIGLLAMAGVSAHLGVLYAFAVVLVAALVWYEQSLVKPNDLSKLNLAFFTLNGYISMALFVLTLADVVVGSRLR, translated from the coding sequence ATGGCGCCGAGGCCCGCAGCAACGCAATCGCTTTCGCCCAACCCCATCGTGCGGGGATTGCGGCAGACGAAGATCATCCTGGAGATGATCAAGTTCGAGCATACGATCTTTATGCTCCCGTTCGCGCTGATGGCGGCGGTCATCGCCGGGCGCGGCCACTGGCCGCTGTTCTTCGCCAAGCTCCCCTGGATTTTGCTGGCGATGGTCGGCGCGCGCTCGGCGGCGATGGCGTTTAATCGGATCGTGGACCGTAAGTTTGACGCCGCGAACCCACGCACCGCAATGCGCGCGCTGCCGGCCGGGCAGCTGACGGTGCCGCAGGTGACGTTCTTTACGATCGTCGCCTCCGCGCTGCTCGTGTTCGCGTCGGCGATGCTCAATCCGCTGGCGCTGGCGCTTTCCCCGGTTGCGCTGCTTGTGGTATTCTTCTATTCCTACACCAAACGATTCACGCCGTTTTCGCATTTGGCGCTTGGGATCGCGCTGGCGATCGCCCCCGTCGGCGCGTGGATCGCAATCCTTGGACGCATCGATGCGCCGGCGCTCTGGATCGGCGGCGCGGTCGTCTGCTGGCTGTTTGGCTTCGACATCATCTACGCGCTTCAGGACACGGAGTTTGACAAGGCGAACGGTCTTTACTCGGTTCCGGCGTGGCTCGGCAACGCGCGGGCGCTGCTGCTTTCGCGCATCTCCCATGTCATCATGATCGGCCTGCTCGCGATGGCGGGCGTGTCGGCGCACCTGGGCGTTCTCTACGCCTTCGCCGTTGTGCTCGTCGCGGCGCTTGTGTGGTATGAGCAATCCCTGGTCAAACCGAACGACCTCTCCAAGCTGAACCTCGCCTTCTTCACCCTGAACGGCTATATCAGCATGGCGCTCTTTGTGCTGACCCTGGCGGACGTCGTGGTGGGAAGCAGGCTGCGGTGA
- a CDS encoding ArsR/SmtB family transcription factor, whose product MLNYSPSLDATFHCLSDPTRRAIVERLAMGSASVKTLAAPFPISLPAVMLHLQVLEAGGLITSKKEGRVRTCELNREPILQAEEWMRNRKATWTELFDRLENLLDGDDERQ is encoded by the coding sequence ATGCTGAACTATTCTCCGAGCTTGGACGCCACGTTTCATTGCCTTTCCGATCCGACACGGCGCGCGATTGTCGAGCGGCTGGCGATGGGGAGCGCGTCGGTGAAGACGCTTGCCGCGCCATTTCCCATCTCTCTCCCCGCTGTCATGCTCCATTTGCAGGTTCTTGAGGCAGGCGGCCTCATTACGAGCAAGAAGGAGGGGCGAGTTCGAACCTGCGAACTCAATCGCGAGCCGATCCTTCAGGCGGAGGAATGGATGAGAAATCGAAAAGCAACTTGGACCGAACTATTCGATCGACTGGAAAATCTACTGGATGGAGATGACGAACGCCAATGA